A window of Macrotis lagotis isolate mMagLag1 chromosome 1, bilby.v1.9.chrom.fasta, whole genome shotgun sequence genomic DNA:
GGTAGCGGTACCAGCCGCTGACCACGCGGCCCGCGTGGGCCGCCCCCGCCTCGTACAGGCTGTCCTGGCGGATCTCGCCCCGGTGCAGGTGGATCACGCGGCCGCCCCCCACGTACACGGCCCagtgcggcggcggcggcggcgccccgGGGGGCTCCCCGGCGGCCGCGGGGGGCGGCCGGAGCCACAGCAGCTCCAGCAGGTCGCCCGGCTGGCAGAGCGCGGGCAGGGCGCTCGCGGCGTAGACCCCCAGGTCCCCggcgcccccgccgccgccgccgccgccgccaccctTGGAGAAGATGCACTCGGGGCCGCGAAAGGCGGAGCACTGGGCCTCCGGGAGCGCGGGCTGGCGGACCGGGCGGGGCGGCCGGCGGCTGGGCGTCCCGGGGCCCGGGCTGCCGCCGccctcgccgccgccgccgccgccgccgcccgggggCCCCTGCACCCCGAACCTGTCCGCCTGGCCGCGCTCGTCCGCGTCCTCCTCCTCATCGGAGAAGAAGTAGGCCACCCCGACCCGCAGCTCGTCTTGCTCCACGCCCGACGGGTCCCCGGTGGGCAGCTCGCTGTAGCTCAGGTGCGTCATGCGGTCCAGTTGGTTGCCCATCAAGGCCAGGCCGAGGCCGGGGAGCTGCGCGCGGGCCGCCGAGGAGCCGTCCGGGGGAGGCCGGGGGAGAGGAGGCAAGAGAAACAGCCGTGAGCGGaggccggggcccggggcccggggcctgGGGCGGGGGGCGCCTGCCCCggacacccccacccccacccccaccccgggaAGGATGAGGCTCCGgggccgcggggggggggggggggctgctccTGAGGGCGCCAGTCCGCGGGCTGGCACGGGGGCCGGAGCGCCCCGGAGGGGGCCGGGGGTCCTGCGAGCCCCAGGCACACACACTC
This region includes:
- the LRATD1 gene encoding protein LRATD1, with protein sequence MGNQLDRMTHLSYSELPTGDPSGVEQDELRVGVAYFFSDEEEDADERGQADRFGVQGPPGGGGGGGGEGGGSPGPGTPSRRPPRPVRQPALPEAQCSAFRGPECIFSKGGGGGGGGGGAGDLGVYAASALPALCQPGDLLELLWLRPPPAAAGEPPGAPPPPPHWAVYVGGGRVIHLHRGEIRQDSLYEAGAAHAGRVVSGWYRYRPLVAELVVQNACGHLGLKSPDVCWPNSESFAAWCRFGKREFKAGGELPAGSQPPQLQYYLKVHLGDGKVHTARFHSLEDLIREKRRLDAGGTLRVIQELAALADGKE